The nucleotide sequence TGCTTCATCAGGGTTTGCGAGCCCGCCTAGGAGAAGCCTGGAAGACTTGACGGCACGGCGCCTCGCCTCGGAGCAGGTATACCAGCGCAGCATGCAGGCCCTGCCAGTGCTGACACAGGTCGATATGCGGAAGATGGAATGCGACGATTTGGCCAGGCGCGTTCACTGGCTCGATGAGGTGTACTGTCAATAATGAACACTCTCGTGTCAGGTGGCCTGCAGATGTCTGAAGGTATTAGCAAACGCTGCAGGGGACAGGTAACCAAGGCGTGAATGACGCCGCTGGCAGTTATAAAAGATCTCGATATACTTCTGGACCGCTGCCTTGACATGGGCACACGTTTCGTAGTTCTGATGGTGTGTCAGCTCATTCTTGAGGCTGCCCAGAAGCTTTCCATCAGTGCGTTATCGCAGCAATTTCCCTTACGCGACATGGATGCCTGCATGCCAAACTGGTTCAGCAGCTTGCGATTGCCATGCGCACAATATTGCGATCCGCAAAGCCCATGGCAGCGGGGAACGAACGAAAATACGAATCGTCTGCTGCGTCAGCACTTTCCAAAAGGCACACCATTATCGGGTTTCTCTCAACTGGAGCTGAACAAAGTCGCGTTACAGTTAAATCAGCGCCCACGAAAAACGTTGGAATTTCGGACGCCCGCAGATAAACTTAATGAAGTATTGCAATGACCGGTTGAACTCACCGTCGCTTTTTTAGCACATCCTTTTCCATGCGCTCGACCGCCAACTCACGGCGCAATCTGGCGATCTCTTCTTCCAGCTCGGCCACGCTGTGGCTACCAGGAGCAGATGCCAGTGTCGTCCACCCACGATTGGCAGCTTTGCCCCAGTTTGCCAGCGTTCCCTTGTGCACTAACAACCGCTGCGCCGCTGCTTCCAGAGGTAGTCCCTGTTCCAGTACGACCTTGACCGCTTCCGCACGAAACTCGGCGTATAAGTCCTCACATCTGTTCTTGTCATGTGTCCTCCAATCGATTTAGTTTATCAAACGGGAGTGTCTACAAAAGTCAGGCTACCTCAGTACTGGTCGCGGTAGGTATCGATCAATGCGTACTTCACCGCGACCCCTTCGCGAAGTACGCCGTCGCCTTTCGAAGAATCTCGATATCGAGCTTGGCGCTAGCCAATTCCTTGCGCAAGCGGGTGATTTCAGCTTCCATCTCGCTTGCTGGACGCTTCGCCGACGTTGCTGGCATAGCACCATCCGTAGACGTTGCCTCTAGAGTGCGCTGCCGTCGCGTCCAATTGCCCAGGGTGGCTACCGGCACGCCTAGCCGGCGAGCGGCTTCGTGTTGACCGACCGACTGCGCCAGCCTAACCGCCTCGGTCTTGAACTCTTCCGTGTGGTGCCGTTTCGGCACGGATTTCTCTACCATTCGTTCCTCTATACATACAGAAAGCTATCAAATTTTTTGCTGTACGTGGAATCGGGGCAGGGTCACTCCACCTCACGCTCCGTCTGGATTGAGATGAACCACTTACCACATGCGTGGCTCATCGTCACGTTCTTCGGCGTGCCTAGAACTTTGCGGCTGTTGCGGTAACGGAGCCAGCCCAGCTTTGGGAGAAAAATGCGGCTGTTGGTCTGATCCAGCTTGGAGCCTTGCGGAAAGCGAAAGCTATCGTGCTAACCGCGTTTCCTAAAGGTAGGATGCTCACCAATCTTGTCGAAGAACCGCTGATAAGCCATATCGAGATTTTTAAGCGATTGCTGCAATGCTTGCGAAGGTGCCATTTGAAGCCAACGGGTCAGCGGATCCTTTTTCCATTCGACAAGATATCTGGCCAACTCCTCGTATCGGATGAACTTTCCGCCATCCTTAGAGTTCTGCTGCTGCAGCAATAGTGCTTTATTAAAGACGAAACGACAGGCTCCAGCGAAGCGGCGCGCATCGCGCTCCTGACAGCCGTTTGCCATCAATTCAAATTTGTATGCCTAGCGTAGTTTCATAAAAATATGTTAACAAAATTTACCGTGAAAGACATCGACCAAGTTTCGGCTGAAAAGTCGAAAAAAGCATAATTAAATCTGGAACTTTGCCAATCCTTCATCCTCATATACTGTACGTATAAACAGTAATTTGGAGAATCACATGGACAAGCACACTCAAGATCAAGCCGACCACAGCAATATGGTGAAGGACCCCAAGGACTGGACCACCGGCGACGAGCCGATGACCGGGGCGCAGAAATCCTATCTGAAAACCCTATCGGAAGAAGCCGGCGTGGAGATGGACGAAACGCTCAGCAAGGCCGAGGCGTCGAAGCGGATCGATGAACTGCAGCACAAGACCGGTCGCGGTCTGGAAGA is from Noviherbaspirillum sp. L7-7A and encodes:
- a CDS encoding DUF3072 domain-containing protein, translated to MDKHTQDQADHSNMVKDPKDWTTGDEPMTGAQKSYLKTLSEEAGVEMDETLSKAEASKRIDELQHKTGRGLEETK